CGCACCAGGGGAAACAAGCGTTCGGTCCCGCCGTCGTCGAGCACCAACAGGTCGTACGGTCCAGTGGACCACACGTCCCGCACGGTCCCAACGGATACGCCAGACTCCGTCGCCACCGCCATGCCCTTCAGTTCGTCGTAATAGAAGCGATCATTCTCCAATGGCGCGCGCTCGGACTCCTCAATCGCTAAAGCGCATCCCCGCCAACCGTCGACCGCGTCGATCGACGTACACCCCTGGAACCGGAGGGTAAGGGTCCCCCCCGACGCACCTTCGGCCCCGGCCAAGGTCACACGCACCGGCGGCTGGGCCATCACCCAGAAACCGGCTCCGACCTGAAACCGGCCCGGAACGTCGGACCACGATTCGGCTTTGACCGCGCCGCGAAGGCCAACAGGCCTCAACAGGCGAGCCACCATCACCGGTTCGCGAGGCCCAGATCGGGGTTCTTTCACCCCTGCACTCGTCGGCGCCGCGTCGGTCACACCGCGCGCACGGATGGGGCTCCGACTCCGGCGCGCTTTAACAGCTGGCGAACCGTGGTCGTCATCTGTGCTCCCCGCTCCAACCAAGCCTTCGCCTTCGCCGCATCCACGCGGACCGCGGGAGGCTCGGGCAACGGATCATAGGTGCCCAACACTTCAATAAACCGTCCGTCTCGTGGCGACTGCGAGTCCGCCACCACGATGCGGTACAACGGTCGCTTGTGTCGACCGTGTCGTGCCAACCGAATCTTGACCATATTCGTCCTTTCTCCTTCTGCCTGCTTCCTTCGTTTCAGGAAATTCCCGCCGAAACAGCGGTTACTCCACTCGCTTGACCGCGTGTTTGGCCGCCTTGATCAAGCCCGCGTAGCCGTCGTTTGACACGGTGCCCACGCCGTACGAAACCGACAAATCGCCGCGCAACCGACCTTCGGCCTTCTGAGCCTTGAGTCTCGCCTCGATCCGAGACACCAAACTCGCCGCACCGTCCGAATCCGTGTCGAGCAATACCATCGCGAACGCCGCGTGATCATACCGTCCCGCGATGTCAACCTTCCGAAGCGACGCACGGACCGCCTCACCGACCGCCCGGATGGCCTGATCGGCGTCCGGCCCGTCCAAGACCTCCCCGGACATGGAGACGACGACGGCCGCCAGCTTCCGTCGCTGGCGCTCGGCCAACTTGACCTCACGCCGATAGAGGTCGTCGAAGTAGGTTCGGGCGTAGAACCCCGACACCCGATCCACCCGATCGACCGACAGAATCTCCTCTTCGAGCGCAGCGCGATCTGTCACGTCTCGGATCAGGATCATGGCCAACGCTGACCCGTCTACCGCCTTCAACGGTACACACGCCGCCGGCGCGGTCTGTCCGCCGCGACCGGGCAAATTCACTTCGAGGACCGGACTCGTCTCCTGGCGCTCCAGCGCCGCCAGACCGGGGCAGGCCGTCTCGCACAGTTCGAACCCCTCGGCGTTCTGACACACCGCAACCTCGTTGCACACTCGCTGCCCCAACGCAGTGTCAGCCGAGCACGCGGTGAGCCGCTCAGCCGACGGGTTGAGGGCCACGATGCGCAAGGCCCGGTCGATGACCATCACCCCGTCCGAGGTGTGTTGAAACAACTCTTTCACCCGTTCCCGCTCGATCTCGAACCCCACGGGTCCCTCCTGAGTCGGCGGTGATGCGGCCTGGGGCGTCAGGCGGAAAACAGTCTTGCCGCCAGGTGTCGGCCGCGTCCGGTCTTCAGCGTCTTCATCATCCGTTTGGCTTGGATAAACTGCCGAAGGAGCTGATTGACATCCTGAACCGTGGTCCCGCTTCCCCGGGCGATGCGTTTTCGGCAACTTCCGTTGATCACCTCGGGATGGCGCCGCTCGCGTGGCGTCATCGAGTTCACAATCGCTTCAACGCGCGCCAGATCTCGCTCCGGCGCGCTGCCCTCCAGGCGGCCGGTAAGTCTATCCCCTCCGGGAATCATCGCCAGCACGTCCGCGAGCGGCCCCAGCTTCTTGACCTGTTGGACTTGCGCCCTAAAGTCTTCCAGCGTGAACGAGTCGGCGTTGACCGAGTCGGCGATCCGCTGCGTGTCGGTTGCCGAAAATGCTTCGCGCGCTCGCTCGACCAATCCCTCTACATCACCCATCCCCAAGATCCGAGAGGCGACGCGATCCGGGTGAAACGGCTCCAACGCCGTCAACGACTCCCCGGTCCCCAAATATTTGACGGGCTTTCCGGTGACCGCCAGCATCGACAACACCGCCCCGGCTCGAGCATCACCCTCTGTTTTCGTCAGCACAATTCCCGTCAATCCGATGCGTTGTTCGAACTGCTCAGCGATGGACAGGGCCGACTGACCGGTCATCGCATCAGCCACCAACAAGACCTCGTGAGGAGCCACCACCTCGCGAATTGCCGACAACTCGGCCATGAGAGCGTCGTCAATCTCGAGACGACCCGCGGTGTCGAGGATCACGATATCCATGGCGAGCGC
This Nitrospirota bacterium DNA region includes the following protein-coding sequences:
- the rimM gene encoding ribosome maturation factor RimM (Essential for efficient processing of 16S rRNA), which gives rise to MKEPRSGPREPVMVARLLRPVGLRGAVKAESWSDVPGRFQVGAGFWVMAQPPVRVTLAGAEGASGGTLTLRFQGCTSIDAVDGWRGCALAIEESERAPLENDRFYYDELKGMAVATESGVSVGTVRDVWSTGPYDLLVLDDGGTERLFPLVRELVIRVDRETRRVTVRPPNGWLDDAAV
- the rpsP gene encoding 30S ribosomal protein S16, yielding MVKIRLARHGRHKRPLYRIVVADSQSPRDGRFIEVLGTYDPLPEPPAVRVDAAKAKAWLERGAQMTTTVRQLLKRAGVGAPSVRAV
- a CDS encoding diguanylate cyclase yields the protein MGFEIERERVKELFQHTSDGVMVIDRALRIVALNPSAERLTACSADTALGQRVCNEVAVCQNAEGFELCETACPGLAALERQETSPVLEVNLPGRGGQTAPAACVPLKAVDGSALAMILIRDVTDRAALEEEILSVDRVDRVSGFYARTYFDDLYRREVKLAERQRRKLAAVVVSMSGEVLDGPDADQAIRAVGEAVRASLRKVDIAGRYDHAAFAMVLLDTDSDGAASLVSRIEARLKAQKAEGRLRGDLSVSYGVGTVSNDGYAGLIKAAKHAVKRVE
- the ffh gene encoding signal recognition particle protein, producing MWTGVREKFENVFKRLRRRGLLDEAAVTEALRDIRLALLEADVHYKVVKSLIDRVKPRALAQNVLQSLSPGQQVLTIVWEELGALMGHSHRAIQLAANPPTVIMLVGLQGAGKTTTAGKIARVFSSNGRRVLLGAADLKRPAAVRQLEVIGQQISVPVYVAGEETTPEAVCRAAVAKADALAMDIVILDTAGRLEIDDALMAELSAIREVVAPHEVLLVADAMTGQSALSIAEQFEQRIGLTGIVLTKTEGDARAGAVLSMLAVTGKPVKYLGTGESLTALEPFHPDRVASRILGMGDVEGLVERAREAFSATDTQRIADSVNADSFTLEDFRAQVQQVKKLGPLADVLAMIPGGDRLTGRLEGSAPERDLARVEAIVNSMTPRERRHPEVINGSCRKRIARGSGTTVQDVNQLLRQFIQAKRMMKTLKTGRGRHLAARLFSA